In Daphnia magna isolate NIES linkage group LG7, ASM2063170v1.1, whole genome shotgun sequence, a single genomic region encodes these proteins:
- the LOC116927652 gene encoding inward rectifier potassium channel 4 produces the protein MESSTAVIESLEPMLPDSGKQGWNNSNPEQTTTSRSIVITPKQDQTSFKKRNSFRRLVTKSGESNISNGQITGPGTGTFVGLFTWLVDAKWRWTGFIFFASFYVTWTMFAVLFWLICYFHGDFETKESGLVGDVVANSSQPCVENIRDFTSIFLFSLEIQTTIGFGFSRVTEDCAAAIVTLTIQAILGTIIEAFLVGVVFTKLVRTKWRAQAIAFSQFSVICQQDGQLSLMFRIADRHTSRIIGARIRATLVSQTRTTREGHVVTLDQQPLRLHPSGEDSDLLLLWPTTIVHSITVESPLYGMNEADMMQAAFEIIVTLEGTTSSTDMSTQAMSSYLPCEILWGYRFDDMIGAKSDNGRPTVDHSLMDSIYPVGITAEDNGSVEFSPD, from the exons ATGGAATCCTCTACAGCGGTCATCGAATCACTGGAGCCAATGTTGCCCGATAGTGGAAAACAGGGATGGAATAACAGCAATCCAGAACAAACTACTACTTCTCGATCTATAGTAATCACACCCAAGCAGGACCAGACGTCTTTCaa AAAACGTAACAGCTTTAGGCGACTCGTCACAAAATCAGGAGAATCTAACATCAGCAATGGCCAAATTACTGGACCTGGAACTGGAACTTTTGTTGGCCTATTTACTTGGCTGGTTGACGCTAAGTGGCGATGGACAGGATTTATATTTTTCGCCAGCTTCTATGTAACATGGACAATGTTCGCCGTCCTCTTTTGGTTGATATGCTATTTCCATGGTGACTTCGAAACAAAGGAATCTG GCCTTGTCGGAGACGTGGTTGCTAATAGCAGTCAACCGTGCGTAGAAAACATCAGAGATTTCACATCGATTTTCCTTTTCAGCCTGGAAATTCAAACGacgattggatttggattttcGCGAGTCACTGAGGACTGTGCTGCTGCTATCGTAACATTAACTATTCAG GCTATTCTGGGTACCATTATTGAGGCCTTCCTCGTTGGTGTGGTTTTTACGAAATTAGTACGGACGAAATGGCGAGCCCAAGCAATTGCATTCAGTCAGTTCTCCGTGATTTGCCAACAAGATGGACAACTTTCTCTGATGTTTAGAATAGCTGATCGACACACTTCTCGTATCATCGGCGCCCGAATTAGGGCCACTCTTGTCAGTCAGACTCGCACAACCCGAGAAGGACATGTCGTTACTCTAGATCAGCAACCTCTTCGATTGCATCCTTCTGGAGAAGATTCAGACTTGCTTCTCCTCTGGCCAACTACTATAGTTCATTCAATCacggttgaatctcctttaTATGGCATGAACGAAGCTGACATGATGCAAGCTGCATTTGAAATTATCGTCACTCTCGAAGGCACTACTTCGTCAACGGATATGTCAACACAGGCCATGTCCTCTTATTTACCCTGCGAGATTTTATGGGGCTATCGGTTCGACGACATGATTGGTGCAAAATCCGATAACGGTCGACCGACAGTTGATCACAGTCTAATGGACAGTATCTATCCTGTGGGTATAACGGCGGAAGACAACGGAAGCGTGGAATTCAGTCCTGACTAG
- the LOC116927650 gene encoding polymerase delta-interacting protein 3, with amino-acid sequence MDRSLDELIKENPKKFSLNKGRYQPKPNKNSGNATGVKRGGIRNNKKNYNNSLPGVAKNGGGRVTKQGGRQNGANPVFKGNSNKQNVKPPTKKGGVIVVDARNKLLAKNRLKITDARDRLAAMAKKTDLRQKLASKKPELSRKPAVLHTRPNQGIKKLIREVGRSHNLTRTTIGRTVENELARLNVGPVASHYIPPRYDLLPPPNFYPYHQQAPSYDLKHNMSTAAMDCEPPLSATKRILSAEKRLGPRTEVKSKPETGHRIYVSNLHPKVTQEDIVELFGDVGSLVRASLQRPGVAEVVYVRRDDALRAVDVYHNRQLDGLPMHCSMGAIFEPRREAAPAAMKPRAPLSSGKAHIAPDIGTIHKALFNKATSRNSQIFTVTLPKKDT; translated from the exons ATGGACAGAAGTTTGGACGAACTTATTAAAGAAAACCCGAAAAAATTCAGCCTCAACAAAGGGAGATATCAGCCAAA gcCTAACAAAAATTCTGGAAATGCTACTGGAGTGAAAAGAGGTGGAATTcgcaataataaaaaaaattacaataattCACTGCCAGGTGTGGCCAAAAATGGAGGAGGTCGTGTGACCAAGCAAGGCGGCAGACAGAATGGTGCAAATCCTGTTTTTAAGGGAAATTCTAACAAACAGAATGTAAAGCCACCAACCAAGAAAGGTGGTGTCATTGTTGTTGATGCTAGAAATAAGCTGTTGGCCAAAAATAGGCTCAAAATTACTGATGCAAGAGATCGCTTGGCTGCAATGGCAAAGAAAACTGACCTCCGCCAGAAACTAGCTTCAAAGAAACCAGAGCTTTCAAGAAAACCAGCAGTATTGCACACAAGGCCAAATCAAGGAATAAAAAAGTTAATACGAGAGGTAGGAAGATCCCACAATCTTACCAGGACAACAATTGGCAGAACGGTGGAAAATGAGCTAGCTAGATTGAATGTTGGACCTGTGGCTTCTCATTATATCCCACCCAGATATGATCTCCTCCCTCCACCTAACTTTTACCCTTACCACCAGCAAGCTCCCAGTTATGACCTT AAGCATAACATGAGTACTGCAGCAATGGACTGTGAACCCCCTTTGTCAGCAACCAAGCGAATCCTTTCCGCCGAAAAGCGTCTTGGCCCAAGGACGGAGGTCAAGTCGAAACCCGAGACTGGACACAGGATTTATGTGAGCAATCTTCATCCAAAAGTGACACAAGAAGACATCGTC GAACTCTTTGGTGACGTAGGCTCCTTAGTAAGAGCGTCACTTCAACGACCCGGCGTTGCAGAAGTTGTCTATGTTCGTCGTGATGATGCCTTGAGAGCCGTCGATGTCTACCATAATCGACAATTGGATGGACTCCCTATGCACTGTAGTATGGGTGCCATTTTTGAACCCAGACGAGAAGCAGCTCCTGCGGCAATGAAACCAAG GGCTCCGTTAAGCTCGGGCAAGGCTCATATCGCGCCAGATATTGGAACTATTCACAAGGCACTGTTTAATAAAGCAACCTCTCGCAACTCACAGATTTTCACTGTCACTTTACCCAAGAAAGACACGTGA
- the LOC116927640 gene encoding G protein-activated inward rectifier potassium channel 3 isoform X2: MVNTADTGYSPDDGGDVDVELMSQHDARYRQNRWSSRRIRKRVVLKNGECNVVQSNVAKRRRRYLADIFTTMVDIQWRWTLLIFTASFVLSWLAFAVLWWLIAFTHGDLEPEHLPDNQAASGWKPCVGNIHGFASTFLFSIETQHTIGYGYRYTTEECPEGIFIMCIQSIIGVMIQAFMVGVVFSKLTRPKMRAQTLLFSRSAAICQRDGQLCLMFRVGDMRKSHIIDASIRAQMIRMRVTNEGEMMPYFQYELKVGFDHDESNLFLIWPMTVVHKITPDSPLYNVSASDLLKDKFEIVVILEGTVESTSMTTQARSSYLPSEIKWGHRFEPLVSFRKDTGQYAVDYSLFNNTYEVDTPLCSSRDLDEFKKLRDENQLGNAQTKQVTRPMQSMPLQLTFNRNLLIDPSIINTPMMRGVAPLAVTPAPLTTVINASNVNRPVVVPVMTTVDSPTSDSLTT, encoded by the exons ATGGTTAATACCGCAGACACTGGATACAGCCCCGATGATGGTGGCGATGTCGATGTAGAGCTAATGTCCCAGCATGATGCTAG GTACAGACAAAACCGATGGAGTTCACGGAGAATTCGGAAACGCGTTGTGCTGAAAAATGGAGAGTGCAACGTTGTCCAGAGTAACGTAGCCAAACGAAGGCGTCGCTACCTAGCCGATATTTTCACGACCATG GTTGATATTCAATGGCGCTGGACACTTCTTATCTTCACGGCCAGCTTTGTATTAAGCTGGCTGGCCTTCGCCGTCCTATGGTGGCTAATCGCTTTCACTCACGGTGACCTAGAGCCCGAACACCTACCCg ATAATCAAGCGGCATCCGGCTGGAAACCGTGCGTCGGCAACATTCACGGTTTCGCCTCAACCTTTTTATTCAGCATCGAGACACAGCACACTATCGGTTACGGTTACAGATACACGACCGAGGAGTGTCCTGAAGGCATTTTCATCATGTGCATTCAAAGTATTATCGGTGTAATGATTCag GCGTTTATGGTAGGCGTTGTTTTCTCCAAGTTGACTCGACCCAAAATGCGAGCTCAGACGttgctttttagtcgatctgCTGCTATTTGCCAGCGTGACGGTCAGCTCTGCTTGATGTTCCGCGTGGGAGATATGCGTAAGTCGCACATAATCGACGCCAGCATCCGCGCACAAATGATCCGCATGCGAGTAACGAACGAAGGCGAAATGATGCCGTACTTTCAGTACGAATTGAAAGTCGGTTTCGATCACGACGAGAGCAATCTTTTCCTCATCTGGCCCATGACGGTCGTTCACAAAATCACGCCAGATTCTCCTCTCTACAACGTATCCGCTTCCGATCTTTTGAAAgataaattcgaaattgtcgTTATCCTGGAGGGTACCGTTGAGTCGACCAGCATGACCACACAGGCTCGTTCTTCTTACCTGCCGTCTGAAATCAAATGGGGCCACCGGTTTGAGCCGCTCGTATCCTTTCGCAAGGATACCGGTCAATATGCTGTTGATTACAGCCTTTTTAACAATACGTACGAAGTAGATACGCCTCTTTGTAGCAGCCGCGATTTGGATGAGTTTAAAAAACTCCGAGATGAAAATCAATTAG GTAATGCACAAACAAAGCAAGTGACGAGACCGATGCAGTCGATGCCTCTGCAACTTACTTTCAATCGGAATTTGTTGATTGATCCATCAATCATCAATACTCCAATGATGAGGGGAGTTGCACCTCTTGCTGTGACTCCTGCTCCGCTCACAACTGTCATCAATGCCAGCAACGTTAACAGACCAGTTGTCGTGCCAGTGATGACTACAGTTGATTCACCGACCAGCGACTCCCTCACCACGTGA
- the LOC116927640 gene encoding G protein-activated inward rectifier potassium channel 3 isoform X1, translating to MQLDKQESEDCNSPVWQQLLPTSVPTSVIERSEVRVNIPTDEPTAPHGDKPKKMGSSSWFPSFAPSWAERQRLRNGGEIFRQHINSASSSAGSTEGDPRINAPKSSTEKSSSSPLMRYRQNRWSSRRIRKRVVLKNGECNVVQSNVAKRRRRYLADIFTTMVDIQWRWTLLIFTASFVLSWLAFAVLWWLIAFTHGDLEPEHLPDNQAASGWKPCVGNIHGFASTFLFSIETQHTIGYGYRYTTEECPEGIFIMCIQSIIGVMIQAFMVGVVFSKLTRPKMRAQTLLFSRSAAICQRDGQLCLMFRVGDMRKSHIIDASIRAQMIRMRVTNEGEMMPYFQYELKVGFDHDESNLFLIWPMTVVHKITPDSPLYNVSASDLLKDKFEIVVILEGTVESTSMTTQARSSYLPSEIKWGHRFEPLVSFRKDTGQYAVDYSLFNNTYEVDTPLCSSRDLDEFKKLRDENQLGNAQTKQVTRPMQSMPLQLTFNRNLLIDPSIINTPMMRGVAPLAVTPAPLTTVINASNVNRPVVVPVMTTVDSPTSDSLTT from the exons ATGCAATTGGACAAACAAGAAAGCGAAGACTGTAACTCCCCGGTATGGCAACAACTACTTCCGACATCCGTTCCAACGTCAGTGATTGAGCGGAGTGAAGTAAGAGTCAACATCCCGACCGACGAACCCACTGCTCCACATGGCGATAAACCCAAGAAGATGGGCAGTAGCTCTTGGTTTCCTTCGTTTGCACCTTCCTGGGCCGAACGACAGAGGTTGCGGAATGGTGGAGAAATCTTCCGACAGCATATTAACAGCGCGTCTAGCAGCGCTGGATCAACGGAAGGAGATCCTCGGATAAATGCACCAAAATCGTCCACCGAGAAGAGTTCATCGAGTCCGCTCATGAG GTACAGACAAAACCGATGGAGTTCACGGAGAATTCGGAAACGCGTTGTGCTGAAAAATGGAGAGTGCAACGTTGTCCAGAGTAACGTAGCCAAACGAAGGCGTCGCTACCTAGCCGATATTTTCACGACCATG GTTGATATTCAATGGCGCTGGACACTTCTTATCTTCACGGCCAGCTTTGTATTAAGCTGGCTGGCCTTCGCCGTCCTATGGTGGCTAATCGCTTTCACTCACGGTGACCTAGAGCCCGAACACCTACCCg ATAATCAAGCGGCATCCGGCTGGAAACCGTGCGTCGGCAACATTCACGGTTTCGCCTCAACCTTTTTATTCAGCATCGAGACACAGCACACTATCGGTTACGGTTACAGATACACGACCGAGGAGTGTCCTGAAGGCATTTTCATCATGTGCATTCAAAGTATTATCGGTGTAATGATTCag GCGTTTATGGTAGGCGTTGTTTTCTCCAAGTTGACTCGACCCAAAATGCGAGCTCAGACGttgctttttagtcgatctgCTGCTATTTGCCAGCGTGACGGTCAGCTCTGCTTGATGTTCCGCGTGGGAGATATGCGTAAGTCGCACATAATCGACGCCAGCATCCGCGCACAAATGATCCGCATGCGAGTAACGAACGAAGGCGAAATGATGCCGTACTTTCAGTACGAATTGAAAGTCGGTTTCGATCACGACGAGAGCAATCTTTTCCTCATCTGGCCCATGACGGTCGTTCACAAAATCACGCCAGATTCTCCTCTCTACAACGTATCCGCTTCCGATCTTTTGAAAgataaattcgaaattgtcgTTATCCTGGAGGGTACCGTTGAGTCGACCAGCATGACCACACAGGCTCGTTCTTCTTACCTGCCGTCTGAAATCAAATGGGGCCACCGGTTTGAGCCGCTCGTATCCTTTCGCAAGGATACCGGTCAATATGCTGTTGATTACAGCCTTTTTAACAATACGTACGAAGTAGATACGCCTCTTTGTAGCAGCCGCGATTTGGATGAGTTTAAAAAACTCCGAGATGAAAATCAATTAG GTAATGCACAAACAAAGCAAGTGACGAGACCGATGCAGTCGATGCCTCTGCAACTTACTTTCAATCGGAATTTGTTGATTGATCCATCAATCATCAATACTCCAATGATGAGGGGAGTTGCACCTCTTGCTGTGACTCCTGCTCCGCTCACAACTGTCATCAATGCCAGCAACGTTAACAGACCAGTTGTCGTGCCAGTGATGACTACAGTTGATTCACCGACCAGCGACTCCCTCACCACGTGA